One window of the Azospirillum sp. TSH58 genome contains the following:
- a CDS encoding S9 family peptidase, protein MSTLFRDALHEDFGTWPVAYIPYGGADFGEIRAVAEAIGDGDDGAYYDAWTAAGDRLAHEADAALAKGRKATARALYLRASAFYNASFHPLYGAPVDPRLIAAFRKGTAALDKGLSLGPRPAIPLAIPFGAMALPGRFIPAEGFETRVRPLIVFTNGYDATITDLYFASAVAASRRGYHCLLFDGPGQGAMLYEHNVPLRPDWETVIGAVVDFAETLPLVDAARIALSGWSLGGHLAPRGASGEPRIAALIADPGTWSIADGFRDVVVHTLGVAPEEAADLGALDQAVIDRMDAFIRSHRQLNWKVVQRGFWVHGVADLRSYLASAEQFTMRGRAHLIACPTLITQAEGDALSAGAGAFFDALGAPKTLMRFTAAEGADGHCEMGNRSLLNLRVLDWLDDRFEVGG, encoded by the coding sequence GTGAGCACCCTCTTTCGCGACGCTCTGCACGAGGATTTCGGCACCTGGCCCGTCGCCTACATCCCCTACGGCGGGGCCGATTTCGGCGAGATCAGGGCGGTGGCGGAGGCCATCGGCGACGGCGACGACGGCGCTTACTACGACGCCTGGACCGCGGCGGGCGACCGGCTGGCGCACGAGGCCGATGCCGCTCTGGCCAAGGGGCGCAAGGCGACCGCCCGTGCCCTCTATCTGCGTGCGAGCGCCTTTTACAACGCCTCGTTCCACCCGCTCTACGGCGCGCCCGTCGATCCGCGGCTGATCGCCGCGTTCCGTAAGGGGACGGCGGCGCTGGACAAGGGGCTTTCGCTCGGGCCACGCCCGGCCATCCCGCTGGCCATTCCCTTCGGCGCGATGGCGCTGCCCGGCCGCTTCATCCCGGCGGAGGGCTTCGAGACCCGGGTCCGCCCGCTGATCGTCTTCACCAACGGCTACGACGCCACCATCACCGACCTGTATTTCGCGTCGGCGGTGGCGGCCTCGCGGCGGGGCTATCACTGCCTGCTGTTCGACGGCCCCGGCCAGGGGGCCATGCTCTACGAGCACAACGTTCCGCTGCGGCCGGACTGGGAAACGGTGATCGGGGCGGTGGTCGATTTCGCCGAGACCCTGCCGCTCGTCGACGCGGCGCGCATCGCGCTCAGCGGCTGGAGCCTGGGCGGGCATCTCGCCCCGCGCGGCGCGTCGGGCGAACCGCGCATCGCGGCGCTGATCGCCGATCCCGGAACCTGGAGCATCGCCGACGGCTTCCGCGACGTGGTGGTGCACACGCTCGGCGTCGCGCCGGAGGAGGCGGCCGACCTCGGCGCCCTGGACCAGGCCGTGATCGACCGCATGGACGCCTTCATCCGCAGCCACCGCCAACTGAACTGGAAGGTCGTGCAGCGCGGCTTCTGGGTGCACGGCGTCGCGGACCTGCGCTCCTACCTCGCCTCGGCGGAGCAATTCACCATGCGCGGGCGGGCGCATCTCATCGCCTGCCCCACCCTGATCACCCAGGCGGAGGGTGACGCCCTGTCGGCCGGCGCGGGCGCCTTCTTCGACGCGCTCGGCGCCCCGAAGACGCTGATGCGCTTCACCGCCGCCGAGGGCGCCGACGGCCATTGCGAGATGGGCAACCGCTCCCTCCTGAACCTCCGCGTTCTCGACTGGCTGGACGACCGGTTCGAGGTGGGAGGCTGA
- a CDS encoding bifunctional 2-polyprenyl-6-hydroxyphenol methylase/3-demethylubiquinol 3-O-methyltransferase UbiG yields MPHEMHEANRRSWNAATVAHNSHKGDQADFFRNGGSTLYNEELTLLGDIAGVDLLHLQCNAGQDSLSLANLGARVTGVDISDEAIDFASRLSDESGIPARFEREDLFAWFEQSARDGRTFDRVFASYGTICWLSDIDTWARGISSVLRPGGKFVLVEFHPYAMVFDEQWQPHYDYFRTEPIKEPGVGDYVAESGEGLALEGYQTGIENFVNPHPCFEFYWGIGDVVSALIRAGLTLDRLVEYPYSNGWRGFEGMRALDGKRWVPPETMPSLPLMYGVAASK; encoded by the coding sequence ATGCCGCATGAAATGCACGAGGCCAATCGCAGGTCCTGGAACGCAGCGACCGTTGCGCATAACAGCCACAAAGGCGATCAGGCCGATTTCTTTAGGAATGGCGGCAGTACCCTCTACAATGAGGAATTGACTTTGCTTGGCGACATTGCGGGCGTCGATCTCCTGCACCTTCAGTGCAACGCTGGTCAGGACAGCCTGAGTCTTGCGAATCTTGGCGCCAGGGTGACGGGCGTCGATATCTCCGACGAGGCCATCGATTTCGCCTCCCGGCTTTCCGACGAAAGCGGCATTCCCGCCCGCTTCGAGCGCGAGGATCTGTTCGCATGGTTCGAGCAATCGGCCAGAGACGGGCGGACCTTCGATCGGGTTTTCGCCTCCTACGGGACCATATGCTGGTTGTCGGACATCGACACGTGGGCGCGGGGCATCTCTTCGGTGCTCAGGCCGGGAGGGAAATTCGTCCTTGTGGAATTCCACCCCTACGCCATGGTTTTCGATGAGCAATGGCAGCCGCACTACGATTACTTCAGAACCGAGCCCATCAAGGAGCCCGGGGTGGGCGATTACGTGGCGGAGTCGGGAGAAGGTCTGGCTCTTGAAGGGTATCAGACCGGAATTGAGAACTTCGTCAATCCGCACCCCTGTTTTGAGTTCTATTGGGGAATCGGCGACGTCGTGTCGGCGCTCATCCGTGCCGGACTGACTCTCGACCGGTTGGTCGAGTATCCCTATTCAAACGGTTGGCGTGGTTTCGAGGGCATGCGTGCGCTTGATGGCAAGCGCTGGGTGCCGCCGGAGACGATGCCCAGCCTTCCTCTCATGTATGGTGTCGCTGCAAGCAAATGA
- a CDS encoding GntR family transcriptional regulator: protein MASTSRPALDAQTPGTASGTVPGKTLGTAKEPRLSARATATAEIYRSLRGDIVAMRRKPGEPIVEKHVAESFGVSRTPVREALLRLADDGLVEIFPQSGTFVARIPVNALPEAVVIRTSLECTAVRYAAVRAARSQIAALRANILLQQETMAAGDLDGFHEADEEFHRLISEIAGFPGLWNMAQQVKMQVDRYRRLTLPEPGRIPHVLAEHGGIVDAIAARDPAEAERLMTIHLGALLESVPNTQGANPFFFSGVQPDSPSKTKKESTPS, encoded by the coding sequence ATGGCTTCGACCTCCAGGCCCGCCCTGGATGCCCAAACGCCCGGAACCGCATCGGGGACCGTGCCCGGAAAGACGCTCGGAACCGCCAAGGAACCGCGCCTGTCCGCCCGCGCGACGGCCACCGCGGAGATCTACCGGTCGCTGCGCGGGGACATCGTGGCCATGCGGCGCAAGCCGGGGGAGCCCATCGTGGAGAAGCACGTCGCGGAGTCCTTCGGCGTCAGCCGCACCCCGGTGCGCGAGGCCCTGCTGCGGCTGGCCGACGACGGGCTGGTCGAGATCTTCCCGCAATCCGGCACCTTCGTCGCCCGCATCCCGGTCAACGCCCTGCCCGAAGCGGTGGTGATCCGCACCTCGCTGGAATGCACCGCGGTCCGCTACGCCGCCGTCCGTGCCGCGCGCAGCCAGATCGCAGCGCTGCGGGCCAACATCCTGCTCCAGCAGGAGACCATGGCGGCGGGCGATCTCGACGGTTTCCACGAGGCCGACGAGGAGTTCCACCGCCTGATTTCCGAGATCGCCGGCTTCCCCGGCCTGTGGAACATGGCCCAGCAGGTGAAGATGCAGGTGGACCGCTACCGCCGCCTGACCCTGCCGGAGCCGGGCCGCATCCCGCATGTCCTGGCCGAGCACGGCGGCATCGTCGACGCCATCGCGGCGCGCGACCCGGCCGAGGCGGAGCGGCTGATGACCATCCATCTCGGCGCGCTGCTGGAATCCGTTCCGAACACCCAGGGGGCCAACCCCTTCTTCTTCTCCGGCGTGCAGCCGGACAGCCCGTCGAAGACGAAGAAAGAAAGCACCCCGTCATGA
- the kduD gene encoding 2-dehydro-3-deoxy-D-gluconate 5-dehydrogenase KduD has product MTNPFDLTGRTALVTGGNGGIGQAIAVALARAGADIAVAGRTPPDETRALVEGLGRRFAAIPADLSSIAPIPAVMEETVGTLGGLDILVNNAGLIRRDDPLDFTEADWDAVLDVNLKSVFFLCQAFGRYALGNGRKGKIINIASMLSFQGGIRVPSYAASKSGIAGITRLLANEWAGKGINVNAIAPGYVATSVTTALRADERRNAEILARIPAGRWSEPADMGGPAVFLASDASDYVHGTILPVDGGWLAR; this is encoded by the coding sequence ATGACCAACCCCTTCGACCTCACCGGAAGGACCGCCCTGGTCACCGGGGGCAACGGCGGCATCGGGCAGGCCATCGCCGTCGCCCTGGCGCGGGCCGGCGCCGACATCGCGGTCGCCGGGCGCACCCCGCCGGACGAGACGCGCGCCCTGGTCGAGGGGCTGGGCCGCCGCTTCGCCGCGATCCCCGCCGACCTGTCCAGCATCGCCCCGATCCCCGCGGTGATGGAGGAGACGGTCGGCACGCTCGGCGGGCTGGACATCCTGGTCAACAACGCCGGCCTGATCCGCCGCGACGACCCGCTGGACTTCACCGAGGCCGACTGGGACGCCGTTCTGGACGTGAACCTGAAGTCGGTCTTCTTCCTCTGCCAGGCCTTCGGGCGCTACGCGCTGGGCAACGGGCGGAAGGGCAAGATCATCAACATCGCCTCCATGCTGTCCTTCCAGGGCGGCATCCGCGTGCCTTCCTACGCGGCGTCGAAGAGCGGCATCGCGGGCATCACCCGCCTGCTCGCCAACGAATGGGCGGGCAAGGGCATCAATGTGAACGCCATCGCGCCGGGCTACGTCGCGACCAGCGTCACCACCGCGCTGCGCGCCGACGAGCGCCGCAACGCCGAAATTCTGGCCCGCATCCCCGCCGGACGCTGGAGCGAGCCCGCCGACATGGGCGGACCCGCGGTGTTCCTGGCCTCCGATGCGTCCGATTACGTCCACGGCACGATCCTGCCGGTGGACGGCGGCTGGCTCGCCCGCTGA
- a CDS encoding cupin domain-containing protein, translating into MSTDVFVIDEAVAWQDLGAGVRRKILGHNDAMMMVRVEFETGAIGPQHRHPHVQCAVVEKGSFDVTIEGVTRRLGTGDGYMVPSNALHGVVALEPGVLLDIFTPPREDFLA; encoded by the coding sequence ATGAGCACGGACGTTTTCGTGATCGACGAGGCGGTGGCGTGGCAGGACCTGGGCGCCGGGGTGCGCCGCAAGATCCTCGGCCACAACGACGCCATGATGATGGTGCGCGTGGAGTTCGAGACCGGCGCCATCGGGCCGCAGCACCGCCACCCGCACGTCCAGTGCGCCGTGGTCGAGAAGGGCTCCTTCGACGTCACCATCGAAGGCGTCACCCGGCGGCTCGGCACCGGCGACGGCTACATGGTGCCGTCCAACGCCCTGCACGGCGTCGTGGCGCTGGAGCCGGGCGTCCTGCTCGACATCTTCACGCCCCCGCGCGAGGACTTCCTCGCCTGA
- a CDS encoding TRAP transporter substrate-binding protein, whose protein sequence is MHLSTRGIRAALLAACAACTLLATPVVARDFRSADIHPADYPTVEAVKYVDKLLKERTGGKLGVKVYPNGALGTEKDTIEQLKIGGLDMMRINVAPLNNVVPETMVTALPFIFRSTEHMRAVLDGPIGDEILAAMESQGMIGLAFYDSGSRSMYSAAKPYKTLADMKGAKIRVQQSDLFVAMIQALGANATPMPFGEVYTALKTGIVDAAENNYPSYESSRHFEAAKYFTLTEHAMAPEVLVFSKVSWDRLSKDDQAAIRKAAKDSVPYMRKLWDEREQKSKDVVLKAGAQIVEVTNKQEFIDAMAPVYKQFASTPKLDGLVKRIQDTK, encoded by the coding sequence ATGCATCTTTCGACCCGCGGTATCCGCGCCGCCCTTCTCGCCGCCTGCGCGGCCTGCACCCTGCTCGCCACCCCGGTCGTGGCCCGCGATTTCCGCTCCGCGGACATCCACCCGGCCGACTACCCGACCGTCGAGGCCGTGAAGTACGTCGACAAGCTCCTGAAGGAGCGGACCGGCGGCAAGCTCGGCGTGAAGGTCTACCCGAACGGCGCGCTCGGCACCGAGAAGGACACCATCGAGCAGCTGAAGATCGGCGGGCTCGACATGATGCGCATCAACGTCGCGCCGCTGAACAACGTCGTCCCGGAGACGATGGTCACGGCCCTGCCCTTCATCTTCCGCTCCACCGAGCACATGCGCGCCGTGCTGGACGGCCCGATCGGCGACGAGATCCTCGCCGCCATGGAAAGCCAGGGCATGATCGGCCTCGCCTTCTACGACAGCGGCTCGCGCAGCATGTATTCGGCCGCCAAGCCCTACAAGACGCTGGCCGACATGAAGGGCGCCAAGATCCGCGTCCAGCAGTCCGACCTGTTCGTCGCCATGATCCAGGCGCTGGGCGCCAACGCCACGCCGATGCCCTTCGGCGAGGTCTACACCGCGCTGAAGACCGGCATCGTCGACGCGGCGGAGAACAACTACCCGTCCTACGAGTCCTCGCGCCACTTCGAGGCCGCCAAGTACTTCACCCTGACCGAGCACGCGATGGCGCCGGAAGTGCTGGTCTTCTCCAAGGTCTCGTGGGACCGCCTGTCGAAGGACGACCAGGCCGCCATCCGCAAGGCCGCCAAGGACTCCGTCCCCTACATGCGCAAGCTGTGGGACGAGCGTGAGCAGAAGTCCAAGGACGTGGTCCTGAAGGCCGGCGCCCAGATCGTCGAGGTTACGAACAAGCAGGAGTTCATCGACGCGATGGCTCCCGTCTACAAGCAGTTCGCGAGCACGCCGAAGCTGGACGGCCTCGTGAAGCGCATCCAGGACACGAAGTAA
- a CDS encoding TRAP transporter small permease, translating to MEIELQAMDHSPPQSAGLLTRVNARLARSGMCVAMVGLMAIVGVVFYQVFGRYVLNDSPTWAESLAIVLVLYVTLIGAAVGVRDAGHIGLESFLVMLPDVIRRKVEIVIYALVGVFGACMAYNGWVLGNSVAAYYIPNLHVSEAVRYIPLVLSGVLIVLFSIEHIVAIIRGEEVAPSWN from the coding sequence ATGGAAATCGAGCTGCAAGCAATGGACCACAGCCCCCCGCAGAGCGCGGGCCTGCTCACGCGGGTGAACGCGCGGCTGGCGCGGTCGGGGATGTGCGTGGCGATGGTCGGCCTGATGGCCATCGTCGGGGTGGTGTTCTATCAGGTCTTCGGCCGCTACGTGCTGAACGATTCGCCGACCTGGGCGGAGAGCCTGGCCATCGTGCTGGTCCTCTACGTCACCCTCATCGGCGCCGCCGTCGGCGTCCGCGACGCCGGACACATCGGCCTGGAATCCTTCCTCGTCATGCTGCCCGACGTCATCCGCCGCAAGGTCGAGATCGTCATCTACGCCCTCGTCGGCGTCTTCGGCGCCTGCATGGCCTACAACGGCTGGGTGCTCGGCAATTCCGTCGCCGCCTACTACATCCCCAACCTGCACGTCTCCGAAGCCGTCCGCTACATCCCGCTCGTGCTTTCGGGCGTCCTGATCGTGCTCTTCTCGATCGAGCACATCGTCGCCATCATCCGCGGCGAGGAGGTCGCGCCGTCATGGAACTGA
- the mgrA gene encoding L-glyceraldehyde 3-phosphate reductase gives MTYRRSGRSGLDLPAISLGLWQNFGGTDVFETGRAVLRRAFDRGVTHFDLANNYGPPPGSAEENFGRVLATDFKAHRDELIVSTKAGYDMWPGPYGSWGSRKYLTASLDQSLKRMGLDYVDIFYSHRVDPRTPLEETMGALDHAVRQGKALYVGISSYSPEMTRRAAAILKDLGTPCLIHQPSYSMLNRWIEGGLLDALEETGIGCIAFSPLAQGMLTTKYLNGQPTDARAAKGGTLKAHFLSPENLERVRALDAIATRRGQTLAQMAIAWVLRDPRVTSALVGARNVEQLDNSLDALKNTAFTPEELAEIDRHAVDGGLNLWQNSSNAEAG, from the coding sequence ATGACCTACCGCCGCAGCGGGCGGAGCGGGCTCGACCTGCCGGCCATTTCGCTGGGGCTGTGGCAGAATTTCGGCGGCACCGACGTCTTCGAGACCGGGCGCGCCGTGCTGCGCCGGGCCTTCGACCGCGGCGTCACCCATTTCGACCTCGCCAACAACTACGGCCCGCCGCCGGGCTCGGCGGAGGAGAATTTCGGGCGCGTCCTGGCGACCGACTTCAAGGCCCACCGCGACGAGCTGATCGTCTCCACCAAGGCCGGCTACGACATGTGGCCCGGCCCCTACGGCAGCTGGGGCTCGCGCAAGTACCTGACGGCCAGCCTGGACCAGAGCCTCAAGCGGATGGGGCTCGACTATGTGGACATCTTCTATTCGCACCGCGTCGATCCGCGCACCCCGCTGGAGGAGACGATGGGCGCGCTCGACCACGCCGTGCGGCAGGGCAAGGCGCTCTATGTCGGCATCTCCTCCTACTCGCCGGAGATGACCCGGCGGGCGGCGGCGATCCTCAAGGACCTCGGCACGCCCTGCCTGATCCACCAGCCGTCCTATTCGATGCTGAACCGCTGGATCGAGGGCGGGCTGCTCGACGCGCTGGAGGAGACCGGGATCGGCTGCATCGCCTTCTCGCCGCTGGCCCAGGGCATGCTGACCACCAAGTACCTGAACGGCCAGCCGACCGACGCCCGCGCGGCCAAGGGCGGCACGCTGAAGGCGCACTTCCTGTCGCCGGAGAATCTGGAGCGCGTGCGCGCCCTGGACGCCATCGCCACGCGGCGCGGCCAGACGCTGGCCCAGATGGCCATCGCCTGGGTGCTGCGTGACCCGCGCGTGACCTCCGCCCTGGTCGGCGCCCGCAACGTCGAGCAGCTCGACAACTCGCTCGACGCGCTGAAGAACACCGCCTTCACGCCGGAGGAACTGGCCGAGATCGACCGTCACGCCGTCGATGGCGGGCTGAACCTGTGGCAGAACTCCTCGAACGCCGAAGCCGGCTGA